In Esox lucius isolate fEsoLuc1 chromosome 6, fEsoLuc1.pri, whole genome shotgun sequence, the following proteins share a genomic window:
- the fgfr2 gene encoding fibroblast growth factor receptor 2 isoform X2, with protein MASRAWLLAAVLLSLATATLARPPFTAAEEEATLEPEEPPTKYQISKPIVCSVHPGELLKLSCPLPDEAGAITWTKDGSFLGANNRTLIEQDGLQIRDATPKDSGLYACSAAGPQGSDTLCFIVNVTDAISSGDDEDDTERSEDVGADGEQIRAPFWTMLEKMEKRLHAVPAANTVKFRCAAGGNPRPKMRWLKNSRPFRQEDRMGGYKVRHQHWTLIMESVVPSDKGNYTCLVENAYGSINHTYTLDVVERSPHRPILQAGLPANTSVHVGEDARFVCKVYSDAQPHIQWLQHIQKNGSRTGPDGHPHVRVLKTAGVNTTDKEIEVLYLPNVTFEDAGEYTCLAGNSIGISFHTAWLTVLPANKEETVTGMTSPDYVEIAIYCVGVFLIACMVVIVVVCRMRNTAKKPDFGNQPAVHKLSKQIPLRRQVTVSNDSSSSMNSSTPLVRITTRRSSAGHDDPIPEYDLPEDPRWEFSRDRLTLGKPLGEGCFGQVVMAEALGIDKDKPKDAVTVAVKMLKDDATEKDLSDLVSEMEMMKMIGKHKNIINLLGACTQEGPLYVIVEYASKGNLREYLRARRPPGMEYSYDIARCSDEQLTFKDLVSCTYQVARGMEYLASQKCIHRDLAARNVLVTESNFMKIADFGLARDVHNIDYYKKTTNGRLPVKWMAPEALFDRVYTHQSDVWSFGVLMWEIFTLGGSPYPGIPVEELFKLLKEGHRMDKPGNCTNELYMMMKDCWHAISSHRPTFKQLVEDLDRILTLATNEEYLDLCAPAEQYSPSFQDTRSSCSSGDDSVFSHDPLPDEPCLPKYQHINGGVKT; from the exons AGCCTCCGACCAAATACCAAATCTCTAAGCCCATCGTGTGCTCGGTGCACCCGGGGGAACTGCTCAAGCTCAGCTGCCCTCTGCCCGACGAGGCGGGCGCCATCACCTGGACTAAGGACGGTTCCTTTCTGGGGGCCAACAACCGTACGCTGATAGAACAGGACGGGCTGCAGATCCGAGACGCCACGCCCAAGGACTCGGGCCTGTACGCGTGCAGCGCCGCGGGCCCTCAGGGCAGCGACACTCTCTGCTTCATAGTGAACGTTACAG ATGCCATCTCGTCGGGGGACGACGAGGACGACACCGAGCGATCGGAGGATGTGGGGGCCGACGGCGAGCAGATAA gAGCACCCTTTTGGACCATGCTGGAGAAGATGGAGAAGAGGCTGCATGCAGTGCCCGCTGCAAACACCGTCAAGTTCCGCTGCGCTGCTGGGGGAAACCCACGGCCTAAGATGCGTTGGCTGAAGAACAGCCGGCCATTCCGACAGGAAGACCGCATGGGCGGGTACAAG GTGCGACATCAGCACTGGACACTGATCATGGAGAGTGTGGTGCCGTCAGACAAGGGCAACTACACCTGCCTGGTGGAGAACGCATACGGCTCCATCAATCACACCTACACCCTGGATGTTGTCG AACGGTCCCCCCATCGGCCCATTCTCCAGGCAGGGTTGCCTGCCAACACCAGTGTCCATGTGGGCGAAGATGCACGTTTTGTGTGTAAGGTGTACAGCGACGCTCAGCCCCACATCCAGTGGCTGCAGCACATCCAGAAAAATGGTAGTCGCACTGGTCCAGATGGACACCCCCACGTCCGCGTCTTGAAG ACCGCAGGTGTTAACACCACAGACAAGGAGATCGAAGTCCTCTACCTCCCCAATGTCACTTTCGAGGACGCGGGGGAGTATACGTGCTTGGCGGGTAATTCTATTGGGATCTCGTTTCACACTGCTTGGTTGACGGTGCTTCCAG CCAATAAGGAAGAGACAGTGACGGGCATGACGTCACCCGACTACGTGGAGATCGCCATCTACTGCGTGGGGGTGTTCCTGATTGCCTGTATGGTGGTCATCGTGGTGGTGTGCCGGATGAGGAACACGGCGAAGAAGCCCGACTTCGGGAACCAGCCGGCGGTTCACAAGCTCAGCAAGCAGATCCCTCTGCGCCGCCAGGTAACA GTCTCCAATGACTCGAGCTCCTCGATGAACTCCAGCACGCCGTTGGTGCGCATCACTACGCGACGCAGCTCGGCTGGCCACGACGACCCCATCCCGGAATATGACCTCCCCGAGGACCCCCGCTGGGAGTTCTCCCGAGACAG GTTGACCCTGGGCAAACCGCTGGGCGAAGGCTGCTTTGGCCAGGTGGTCATGGCTGAAGCTCTGGGCATCGATAAAGACAAGCCCAAGGACGCCGTCACGGTGGCCGTGAAGATGCTGAAAG ATGACGCTACGGAGAAGGACCTGTCTGACCTGGTGTCAGAGATggagatgatgaagatgatCGGGAAACACAAGAACATCATCAACCTACTAGGGGCCTGCACGCAAGAAG GGCCTCTGTATGTGATAGTGGAGTATGCCTCTAAAGGGAACCTGAGGGAGTACCTACGAGCCCGCCGTCCCCCTGGCATGGAGTACTCTTATGACATTGCCCGCTGCTCCGACGAACAGCTCACCTTCAAGGACTTGGTGTCCTGTACCTACCAGGTGGCCCGGGGCATGGAGTATCTGGCCTCTCAGAAG TGCATCCACAGAGATCTGGCAGCGAGGAACGTCCTGGTCACAGAGAGCAACTTCATGAAGATCGCAGACTTCGGACTGGCCCGGGACGTCCACAACATCGATTACTATAAGAAGACCACCAAC GGTCGTCTCCCAGTGAAGTGGATGGCTCCAGAGGCGCTGTTTGACCGCGTGTATACTCACCAGAGCGATGT CTGGTCATTTGGGGTGTTGATGTGGGAGATCTTCACTCTGGGGGGTTCTCCATACCCTGGTATCCCTGTCGAGGAGCTCTTCAAGCTGCTGAAAGAGGGCCACCGCATGGACAAGCCTGGCAACTGCACCAACGAGCT GTACATGATGATGAAAGATTGTTGGCATGCTATCTCCTCCCATCGGCCCACATTCAAACAGTTGGTGGAGGATCTGGACCGCATCCTCACCCTGGCCACCAACGAG GAGTATCTGGACCTGTGTGCCCCAGCAGAGCAGTATTCCCCCAGCTTCCAGGACACACGCAGCTCCTGTTCCTCCGGTGACGACTCGGTGTTCTCCCACGACCCCCTACCGGACGAGCCCTGCCTCCCCAAGTACCAGCACATCAACGGGGGTGTCAAAACATGA
- the fgfr2 gene encoding fibroblast growth factor receptor 2 isoform X3 gives MASRAWLLAAVLLSLATATLARPPFTAAEEEATLEPEEPPTKYQISKPIVCSVHPGELLKLSCPLPDEAGAITWTKDGSFLGANNRTLIEQDGLQIRDATPKDSGLYACSAAGPQGSDTLCFIVNVTDAISSGDDEDDTERSEDVGADGEQIRAPFWTMLEKMEKRLHAVPAANTVKFRCAAGGNPRPKMRWLKNSRPFRQEDRMGGYKVRHQHWTLIMESVVPSDKGNYTCLVENAYGSINHTYTLDVVERSPHRPILQAGLPANTSVHVGEDARFVCKVYSDAQPHIQWLQHIQKNGSRTGPDGHPHVRVLKRSGINSSDVEVLTLTNVTEEDAGQYTCKVSNYIGEVNQSGWLTVVPANKEETVTGMTSPDYVEIAIYCVGVFLIACMVVIVVVCRMRNTAKKPDFGNQPAVHKLSKQIPLRRQVTVSNDSSSSMNSSTPLVRITTRRSSAGHDDPIPEYDLPEDPRWEFSRDRLTLGKPLGEGCFGQVVMAEALGIDKDKPKDAVTVAVKMLKGTYDATEKDLSDLVSEMEMMKMIGKHKNIINLLGACTQEGPLYVIVEYASKGNLREYLRARRPPGMEYSYDIARCSDEQLTFKDLVSCTYQVARGMEYLASQKCIHRDLAARNVLVTESNFMKIADFGLARDVHNIDYYKKTTNGRLPVKWMAPEALFDRVYTHQSDVWSFGVLMWEIFTLGGSPYPGIPVEELFKLLKEGHRMDKPGNCTNELYMMMKDCWHAISSHRPTFKQLVEDLDRILTLATNEEYLDLCAPAEQYSPSFQDTRSSCSSGDDSVFSHDPLPDEPCLPKYQHINGGVKT, from the exons AGCCTCCGACCAAATACCAAATCTCTAAGCCCATCGTGTGCTCGGTGCACCCGGGGGAACTGCTCAAGCTCAGCTGCCCTCTGCCCGACGAGGCGGGCGCCATCACCTGGACTAAGGACGGTTCCTTTCTGGGGGCCAACAACCGTACGCTGATAGAACAGGACGGGCTGCAGATCCGAGACGCCACGCCCAAGGACTCGGGCCTGTACGCGTGCAGCGCCGCGGGCCCTCAGGGCAGCGACACTCTCTGCTTCATAGTGAACGTTACAG ATGCCATCTCGTCGGGGGACGACGAGGACGACACCGAGCGATCGGAGGATGTGGGGGCCGACGGCGAGCAGATAA gAGCACCCTTTTGGACCATGCTGGAGAAGATGGAGAAGAGGCTGCATGCAGTGCCCGCTGCAAACACCGTCAAGTTCCGCTGCGCTGCTGGGGGAAACCCACGGCCTAAGATGCGTTGGCTGAAGAACAGCCGGCCATTCCGACAGGAAGACCGCATGGGCGGGTACAAG GTGCGACATCAGCACTGGACACTGATCATGGAGAGTGTGGTGCCGTCAGACAAGGGCAACTACACCTGCCTGGTGGAGAACGCATACGGCTCCATCAATCACACCTACACCCTGGATGTTGTCG AACGGTCCCCCCATCGGCCCATTCTCCAGGCAGGGTTGCCTGCCAACACCAGTGTCCATGTGGGCGAAGATGCACGTTTTGTGTGTAAGGTGTACAGCGACGCTCAGCCCCACATCCAGTGGCTGCAGCACATCCAGAAAAATGGTAGTCGCACTGGTCCAGATGGACACCCCCACGTCCGCGTCTTGAAG CGCTCGGGCATCAATAGCTCGGACGTGGAGGTGCTCACGTTAACCAACGTGACGGAGGAAGACGCCGGGCAGTACACCTGTAAAGTCTCCAATTATATAGGGGAGGTCAACCAGTCGGGCTGGCTGACGGTCGTCCCAg CCAATAAGGAAGAGACAGTGACGGGCATGACGTCACCCGACTACGTGGAGATCGCCATCTACTGCGTGGGGGTGTTCCTGATTGCCTGTATGGTGGTCATCGTGGTGGTGTGCCGGATGAGGAACACGGCGAAGAAGCCCGACTTCGGGAACCAGCCGGCGGTTCACAAGCTCAGCAAGCAGATCCCTCTGCGCCGCCAGGTAACA GTCTCCAATGACTCGAGCTCCTCGATGAACTCCAGCACGCCGTTGGTGCGCATCACTACGCGACGCAGCTCGGCTGGCCACGACGACCCCATCCCGGAATATGACCTCCCCGAGGACCCCCGCTGGGAGTTCTCCCGAGACAG GTTGACCCTGGGCAAACCGCTGGGCGAAGGCTGCTTTGGCCAGGTGGTCATGGCTGAAGCTCTGGGCATCGATAAAGACAAGCCCAAGGACGCCGTCACGGTGGCCGTGAAGATGCTGAAAGGTACAT ATGACGCTACGGAGAAGGACCTGTCTGACCTGGTGTCAGAGATggagatgatgaagatgatCGGGAAACACAAGAACATCATCAACCTACTAGGGGCCTGCACGCAAGAAG GGCCTCTGTATGTGATAGTGGAGTATGCCTCTAAAGGGAACCTGAGGGAGTACCTACGAGCCCGCCGTCCCCCTGGCATGGAGTACTCTTATGACATTGCCCGCTGCTCCGACGAACAGCTCACCTTCAAGGACTTGGTGTCCTGTACCTACCAGGTGGCCCGGGGCATGGAGTATCTGGCCTCTCAGAAG TGCATCCACAGAGATCTGGCAGCGAGGAACGTCCTGGTCACAGAGAGCAACTTCATGAAGATCGCAGACTTCGGACTGGCCCGGGACGTCCACAACATCGATTACTATAAGAAGACCACCAAC GGTCGTCTCCCAGTGAAGTGGATGGCTCCAGAGGCGCTGTTTGACCGCGTGTATACTCACCAGAGCGATGT CTGGTCATTTGGGGTGTTGATGTGGGAGATCTTCACTCTGGGGGGTTCTCCATACCCTGGTATCCCTGTCGAGGAGCTCTTCAAGCTGCTGAAAGAGGGCCACCGCATGGACAAGCCTGGCAACTGCACCAACGAGCT GTACATGATGATGAAAGATTGTTGGCATGCTATCTCCTCCCATCGGCCCACATTCAAACAGTTGGTGGAGGATCTGGACCGCATCCTCACCCTGGCCACCAACGAG GAGTATCTGGACCTGTGTGCCCCAGCAGAGCAGTATTCCCCCAGCTTCCAGGACACACGCAGCTCCTGTTCCTCCGGTGACGACTCGGTGTTCTCCCACGACCCCCTACCGGACGAGCCCTGCCTCCCCAAGTACCAGCACATCAACGGGGGTGTCAAAACATGA
- the fgfr2 gene encoding fibroblast growth factor receptor 2 isoform X6 → MASRAWLLAAVLLSLATATLARPPFTAAEEEATLEPEEPPTKYQISKPIVCSVHPGELLKLSCPLPDEAGAITWTKDGSFLGANNRTLIEQDGLQIRDATPKDSGLYACSAAGPQGSDTLCFIVNVTDAISSGDDEDDTERSEDVGADGEQIRAPFWTMLEKMEKRLHAVPAANTVKFRCAAGGNPRPKMRWLKNSRPFRQEDRMGGYKVRHQHWTLIMESVVPSDKGNYTCLVENAYGSINHTYTLDVVERSPHRPILQAGLPANTSVHVGEDARFVCKVYSDAQPHIQWLQHIQKNGSRTGPDGHPHVRVLKRSGINSSDVEVLTLTNVTEEDAGQYTCKVSNYIGEVNQSGWLTVVPANKEETVTGMTSPDYVEIAIYCVGVFLIACMVVIVVVCRMRNTAKKPDFGNQPAVHKLSKQIPLRRQVTVSNDSSSSMNSSTPLVRITTRRSSAGHDDPIPEYDLPEDPRWEFSRDRLTLGKPLGEGCFGQVVMAEALGIDKDKPKDAVTVAVKMLKDDATEKDLSDLVSEMEMMKMIGKHKNIINLLGACTQEGPLYVIVEYASKGNLREYLRARRPPGMEYSYDIARCSDEQLTFKDLVSCTYQVARGMEYLASQKCIHRDLAARNVLVTESNFMKIADFGLARDVHNIDYYKKTTNGRLPVKWMAPEALFDRVYTHQSDVWSFGVLMWEIFTLGGSPYPGIPVEELFKLLKEGHRMDKPGNCTNELYMMMKDCWHAISSHRPTFKQLVEDLDRILTLATNEEYLDLCAPAEQYSPSFQDTRSSCSSGDDSVFSHDPLPDEPCLPKYQHINGGVKT, encoded by the exons AGCCTCCGACCAAATACCAAATCTCTAAGCCCATCGTGTGCTCGGTGCACCCGGGGGAACTGCTCAAGCTCAGCTGCCCTCTGCCCGACGAGGCGGGCGCCATCACCTGGACTAAGGACGGTTCCTTTCTGGGGGCCAACAACCGTACGCTGATAGAACAGGACGGGCTGCAGATCCGAGACGCCACGCCCAAGGACTCGGGCCTGTACGCGTGCAGCGCCGCGGGCCCTCAGGGCAGCGACACTCTCTGCTTCATAGTGAACGTTACAG ATGCCATCTCGTCGGGGGACGACGAGGACGACACCGAGCGATCGGAGGATGTGGGGGCCGACGGCGAGCAGATAA gAGCACCCTTTTGGACCATGCTGGAGAAGATGGAGAAGAGGCTGCATGCAGTGCCCGCTGCAAACACCGTCAAGTTCCGCTGCGCTGCTGGGGGAAACCCACGGCCTAAGATGCGTTGGCTGAAGAACAGCCGGCCATTCCGACAGGAAGACCGCATGGGCGGGTACAAG GTGCGACATCAGCACTGGACACTGATCATGGAGAGTGTGGTGCCGTCAGACAAGGGCAACTACACCTGCCTGGTGGAGAACGCATACGGCTCCATCAATCACACCTACACCCTGGATGTTGTCG AACGGTCCCCCCATCGGCCCATTCTCCAGGCAGGGTTGCCTGCCAACACCAGTGTCCATGTGGGCGAAGATGCACGTTTTGTGTGTAAGGTGTACAGCGACGCTCAGCCCCACATCCAGTGGCTGCAGCACATCCAGAAAAATGGTAGTCGCACTGGTCCAGATGGACACCCCCACGTCCGCGTCTTGAAG CGCTCGGGCATCAATAGCTCGGACGTGGAGGTGCTCACGTTAACCAACGTGACGGAGGAAGACGCCGGGCAGTACACCTGTAAAGTCTCCAATTATATAGGGGAGGTCAACCAGTCGGGCTGGCTGACGGTCGTCCCAg CCAATAAGGAAGAGACAGTGACGGGCATGACGTCACCCGACTACGTGGAGATCGCCATCTACTGCGTGGGGGTGTTCCTGATTGCCTGTATGGTGGTCATCGTGGTGGTGTGCCGGATGAGGAACACGGCGAAGAAGCCCGACTTCGGGAACCAGCCGGCGGTTCACAAGCTCAGCAAGCAGATCCCTCTGCGCCGCCAGGTAACA GTCTCCAATGACTCGAGCTCCTCGATGAACTCCAGCACGCCGTTGGTGCGCATCACTACGCGACGCAGCTCGGCTGGCCACGACGACCCCATCCCGGAATATGACCTCCCCGAGGACCCCCGCTGGGAGTTCTCCCGAGACAG GTTGACCCTGGGCAAACCGCTGGGCGAAGGCTGCTTTGGCCAGGTGGTCATGGCTGAAGCTCTGGGCATCGATAAAGACAAGCCCAAGGACGCCGTCACGGTGGCCGTGAAGATGCTGAAAG ATGACGCTACGGAGAAGGACCTGTCTGACCTGGTGTCAGAGATggagatgatgaagatgatCGGGAAACACAAGAACATCATCAACCTACTAGGGGCCTGCACGCAAGAAG GGCCTCTGTATGTGATAGTGGAGTATGCCTCTAAAGGGAACCTGAGGGAGTACCTACGAGCCCGCCGTCCCCCTGGCATGGAGTACTCTTATGACATTGCCCGCTGCTCCGACGAACAGCTCACCTTCAAGGACTTGGTGTCCTGTACCTACCAGGTGGCCCGGGGCATGGAGTATCTGGCCTCTCAGAAG TGCATCCACAGAGATCTGGCAGCGAGGAACGTCCTGGTCACAGAGAGCAACTTCATGAAGATCGCAGACTTCGGACTGGCCCGGGACGTCCACAACATCGATTACTATAAGAAGACCACCAAC GGTCGTCTCCCAGTGAAGTGGATGGCTCCAGAGGCGCTGTTTGACCGCGTGTATACTCACCAGAGCGATGT CTGGTCATTTGGGGTGTTGATGTGGGAGATCTTCACTCTGGGGGGTTCTCCATACCCTGGTATCCCTGTCGAGGAGCTCTTCAAGCTGCTGAAAGAGGGCCACCGCATGGACAAGCCTGGCAACTGCACCAACGAGCT GTACATGATGATGAAAGATTGTTGGCATGCTATCTCCTCCCATCGGCCCACATTCAAACAGTTGGTGGAGGATCTGGACCGCATCCTCACCCTGGCCACCAACGAG GAGTATCTGGACCTGTGTGCCCCAGCAGAGCAGTATTCCCCCAGCTTCCAGGACACACGCAGCTCCTGTTCCTCCGGTGACGACTCGGTGTTCTCCCACGACCCCCTACCGGACGAGCCCTGCCTCCCCAAGTACCAGCACATCAACGGGGGTGTCAAAACATGA
- the fgfr2 gene encoding fibroblast growth factor receptor 2 isoform X1: MASRAWLLAAVLLSLATATLARPPFTAAEEEATLEPEEPPTKYQISKPIVCSVHPGELLKLSCPLPDEAGAITWTKDGSFLGANNRTLIEQDGLQIRDATPKDSGLYACSAAGPQGSDTLCFIVNVTDAISSGDDEDDTERSEDVGADGEQIRAPFWTMLEKMEKRLHAVPAANTVKFRCAAGGNPRPKMRWLKNSRPFRQEDRMGGYKVRHQHWTLIMESVVPSDKGNYTCLVENAYGSINHTYTLDVVERSPHRPILQAGLPANTSVHVGEDARFVCKVYSDAQPHIQWLQHIQKNGSRTGPDGHPHVRVLKTAGVNTTDKEIEVLYLPNVTFEDAGEYTCLAGNSIGISFHTAWLTVLPANKEETVTGMTSPDYVEIAIYCVGVFLIACMVVIVVVCRMRNTAKKPDFGNQPAVHKLSKQIPLRRQVTVSNDSSSSMNSSTPLVRITTRRSSAGHDDPIPEYDLPEDPRWEFSRDRLTLGKPLGEGCFGQVVMAEALGIDKDKPKDAVTVAVKMLKGTYDATEKDLSDLVSEMEMMKMIGKHKNIINLLGACTQEGPLYVIVEYASKGNLREYLRARRPPGMEYSYDIARCSDEQLTFKDLVSCTYQVARGMEYLASQKCIHRDLAARNVLVTESNFMKIADFGLARDVHNIDYYKKTTNGRLPVKWMAPEALFDRVYTHQSDVWSFGVLMWEIFTLGGSPYPGIPVEELFKLLKEGHRMDKPGNCTNELYMMMKDCWHAISSHRPTFKQLVEDLDRILTLATNEEYLDLCAPAEQYSPSFQDTRSSCSSGDDSVFSHDPLPDEPCLPKYQHINGGVKT, translated from the exons AGCCTCCGACCAAATACCAAATCTCTAAGCCCATCGTGTGCTCGGTGCACCCGGGGGAACTGCTCAAGCTCAGCTGCCCTCTGCCCGACGAGGCGGGCGCCATCACCTGGACTAAGGACGGTTCCTTTCTGGGGGCCAACAACCGTACGCTGATAGAACAGGACGGGCTGCAGATCCGAGACGCCACGCCCAAGGACTCGGGCCTGTACGCGTGCAGCGCCGCGGGCCCTCAGGGCAGCGACACTCTCTGCTTCATAGTGAACGTTACAG ATGCCATCTCGTCGGGGGACGACGAGGACGACACCGAGCGATCGGAGGATGTGGGGGCCGACGGCGAGCAGATAA gAGCACCCTTTTGGACCATGCTGGAGAAGATGGAGAAGAGGCTGCATGCAGTGCCCGCTGCAAACACCGTCAAGTTCCGCTGCGCTGCTGGGGGAAACCCACGGCCTAAGATGCGTTGGCTGAAGAACAGCCGGCCATTCCGACAGGAAGACCGCATGGGCGGGTACAAG GTGCGACATCAGCACTGGACACTGATCATGGAGAGTGTGGTGCCGTCAGACAAGGGCAACTACACCTGCCTGGTGGAGAACGCATACGGCTCCATCAATCACACCTACACCCTGGATGTTGTCG AACGGTCCCCCCATCGGCCCATTCTCCAGGCAGGGTTGCCTGCCAACACCAGTGTCCATGTGGGCGAAGATGCACGTTTTGTGTGTAAGGTGTACAGCGACGCTCAGCCCCACATCCAGTGGCTGCAGCACATCCAGAAAAATGGTAGTCGCACTGGTCCAGATGGACACCCCCACGTCCGCGTCTTGAAG ACCGCAGGTGTTAACACCACAGACAAGGAGATCGAAGTCCTCTACCTCCCCAATGTCACTTTCGAGGACGCGGGGGAGTATACGTGCTTGGCGGGTAATTCTATTGGGATCTCGTTTCACACTGCTTGGTTGACGGTGCTTCCAG CCAATAAGGAAGAGACAGTGACGGGCATGACGTCACCCGACTACGTGGAGATCGCCATCTACTGCGTGGGGGTGTTCCTGATTGCCTGTATGGTGGTCATCGTGGTGGTGTGCCGGATGAGGAACACGGCGAAGAAGCCCGACTTCGGGAACCAGCCGGCGGTTCACAAGCTCAGCAAGCAGATCCCTCTGCGCCGCCAGGTAACA GTCTCCAATGACTCGAGCTCCTCGATGAACTCCAGCACGCCGTTGGTGCGCATCACTACGCGACGCAGCTCGGCTGGCCACGACGACCCCATCCCGGAATATGACCTCCCCGAGGACCCCCGCTGGGAGTTCTCCCGAGACAG GTTGACCCTGGGCAAACCGCTGGGCGAAGGCTGCTTTGGCCAGGTGGTCATGGCTGAAGCTCTGGGCATCGATAAAGACAAGCCCAAGGACGCCGTCACGGTGGCCGTGAAGATGCTGAAAGGTACAT ATGACGCTACGGAGAAGGACCTGTCTGACCTGGTGTCAGAGATggagatgatgaagatgatCGGGAAACACAAGAACATCATCAACCTACTAGGGGCCTGCACGCAAGAAG GGCCTCTGTATGTGATAGTGGAGTATGCCTCTAAAGGGAACCTGAGGGAGTACCTACGAGCCCGCCGTCCCCCTGGCATGGAGTACTCTTATGACATTGCCCGCTGCTCCGACGAACAGCTCACCTTCAAGGACTTGGTGTCCTGTACCTACCAGGTGGCCCGGGGCATGGAGTATCTGGCCTCTCAGAAG TGCATCCACAGAGATCTGGCAGCGAGGAACGTCCTGGTCACAGAGAGCAACTTCATGAAGATCGCAGACTTCGGACTGGCCCGGGACGTCCACAACATCGATTACTATAAGAAGACCACCAAC GGTCGTCTCCCAGTGAAGTGGATGGCTCCAGAGGCGCTGTTTGACCGCGTGTATACTCACCAGAGCGATGT CTGGTCATTTGGGGTGTTGATGTGGGAGATCTTCACTCTGGGGGGTTCTCCATACCCTGGTATCCCTGTCGAGGAGCTCTTCAAGCTGCTGAAAGAGGGCCACCGCATGGACAAGCCTGGCAACTGCACCAACGAGCT GTACATGATGATGAAAGATTGTTGGCATGCTATCTCCTCCCATCGGCCCACATTCAAACAGTTGGTGGAGGATCTGGACCGCATCCTCACCCTGGCCACCAACGAG GAGTATCTGGACCTGTGTGCCCCAGCAGAGCAGTATTCCCCCAGCTTCCAGGACACACGCAGCTCCTGTTCCTCCGGTGACGACTCGGTGTTCTCCCACGACCCCCTACCGGACGAGCCCTGCCTCCCCAAGTACCAGCACATCAACGGGGGTGTCAAAACATGA